A single Ziziphus jujuba cultivar Dongzao chromosome 11, ASM3175591v1 DNA region contains:
- the LOC107431925 gene encoding 18.2 kDa class I heat shock protein, giving the protein MSLIPTFLGGNNVFDPFWDPFQGFPFNNNAIVNAPSSSSARETSAFVNSRVDWKETPEAHVFKADLPGLRKEEVKVEVEDGRVLQISGERSKEQEEKNDKWHRIERSSGKFLRRFRLPENAKMDQVKASMENGVLTVTVPKEEEKKPEVKAIEISG; this is encoded by the coding sequence atgtcTCTCATTCCAACATTCCTTGGTGGAAACAATGTCTTTGATCCCTTTTGGGATCCATTCCAAGGCTTCCCCTTCAACAACAATGCCATTGTCAAtgctccttcttcttcttcggctCGTGAAACCTCTGCTTTCGTCAACTCCCGTGTCGACTGGAAGGAGACCCCTGAGGCTCACGTTTTCAAGGCCGACCTTCCCGGGCTGAGAAAGGAAGAGGTGAAAGTTGAAGTTGAAGATGGCAGAGTGCTGCAGATCAGTGGAGAGAGGAGCAAGGAACAAGAGGAGAAGAATGACAAATGGCATCGGATCGAGAGGAGCAGCGGGAAGTTTCTGCGTCGGTTTAGGCTGCCGGAGAATGCCAAGATGGATCAAGTAAAGGCAAGCATGGAGAATGGGGTGCTAACTGTGACTGTTCCAaaggaggaggagaagaagcCTGAAGTTAAGGCAATTGAGATTTCTGGCTGA
- the LOC107431974 gene encoding protein unc-13 homolog — MANILRDRVFGSSRRHQRQPTQTTMPVYPVEDVPSPFGDLGLNISNSELRETAYEILVGACRSSGGKPLTYIPQSERTDRAAVAPNPSPSLQRSLTSTAASRVKKALGLKPSSNSRKQNEGENQGRTKRSVTVGEMIRVQMRVTEQTDTRIRRALLRVAAGQLGRRIESMVLPLELLQQFKSSDFANQQENEAWQRRNLKILEAGLLLHPYVPLDKTDTNTKRLQQIIQGALEKPIETGRNSETIQVLRSVVMSLSCRSFDGSISETCHWADGVPLNLKLYQMLLESCFDVNDETCVIEEVDEVLELLKKTWVILGINQMLHDLCFSWVLFHRYVTVGQIENDLLMASTNLLAEVEKDAKPAKDPIYSKILSSTLSSMVDWAEKRLLSYRDIFHSDNIESLQSIVYLAVLAAKILVEEIPQRKRKEVDAGYDRVEKYIRSSLRIAFAQKLEKVKSKRRLSKNQNNRLPVLSILAQDASELAFSEKAIFSPVFKRWHPLAAGVGVATLHSCYGNELKQFVAGISELTPSTIEVLRAADKLEKDLVQIAVEDSVDSDDGGKSVIREMLPYEAEAVIANLVKAWIKTRVDRLKEWVDRNLQQEVWNPHANKEHFAPSAVEVLRIIDETLEAFFMLPIPMHSIVLPELMNGLDRCVQHYVLQIKSGCGTPSTFIPTMPSLTRCSAGSKFHGVFKKKEKSQISQRRKSQAGATTGDNSFGIAQLCVRINTLQIIRMELGVFEKRAIANIGSLESNHVDNIANGWGKMFELSASACVEGIQQICEATAYKIIFHDLSHVLWDGLYVGEVSTSRIEPFLQELEQYLEIISSTVHDRVRTRFITDVMRASFDGFLLILLAGGPSRAFTQHDSDIIEEDFKFLTELFWSNGDGLPLELIDKFSTIVKNVLPLYHTDTESLIEQFKCVTLENYGSSAKSRLPLPQTTGQWNPTEPNTLLRVLCYRNDEAAAKFLKKNYNLPKKL; from the exons ATGGCTAATATATTAAGGGACAGAGTATTTGGGAGTTCCAGGAGACACCAACGCCAACCCACCCAAACCACCATGCCCGTTTACCCAGTCGAAGACGTGCCCTCTCCGTTCGGCGACCTGGGCTTGAATATTTCCAACTCGGAGCTCCGAGAAACCGCTTACGAGATCTTAGTCGGGGCTTGCCGGAGCTCCGGTGGAAAGCCGTTGACTTATATACCTCAGTCCGAGAGGACCGACCGGGCGGCTGTGGCGCCGAATCCGTCTCCGTCGCTTCAGAGGTCACTGACTTCGACAGCAGCGAGTAGGGTGAAGAAGGCTCTTGGGTTGAAGCCATCGTCCAATTCGAGGAAGCAGAATGAGGGTGAAAATCAGGGGAGGACAAAGCGGTCGGTCACGGTTGGAGAGATGATTAGAGTCCAGATGAGAGTGACGGAACAGACTGATACGAGGATTAGGCGAGCCCTCTTGAGGGTTGCGGCTGGTCAG CTTGGAAGACGCATTGAGTCCATGGTTCTGCCCCTGGAGTTGCTACAACAGTTTAAGTCTTCAGATTTTGCCAATCAACAAGAGAATGAAGCTTGGCAGAGGAGGAATTTGAAGATTCTTGAAGCCGGATTGCTTTTGCATCCTTATGTCCCACTGGATAAGACAGACACTAATACCAAAAGGCTCCAGCAAATCATCCAAGGGGCCTTAGAAAAACCAATAGAGACCGGAAGGAACAGTGAAACAATTCAAGTCCTTCGCAGTGTTGTTATGTCTCTTTCTTGCAGATCATTTGATGGTTCAATTTCTGAGACATGTCACTGGGCAGATGGAGTCCCATTGAACCTCAAACTTTATCAGATGCTCCTGGAATCATGTTTTGATGTGAATGACGAAACATGTGTCATTGAAGAGGTTGATGAGGTTTTAGAACTCCTGAAGAAAACCTGGGTAATCCTGGGGATAAACCAAATGCTACATGATCTTTGTTTCTCATGGGTTTTATTTCACCGTTATGTTACAGTTGGCCAAATAGAGAATGACCTTCTTATGGCTTCTACTAATCTCCTGGCAGAGGTTGAAAAAGATGCCAAACCTGCAAAAGATCCAATCTACTCCAAGATTTTAAGTTCTACACTAAGTTCTATGGTGGACTGGGCTGAGAAAAGGCTCCTTTCTTACCGAGATATTTTCCACAGTGATAATATTGAATCGTTGCAAAGCATTGTTTACCTGGCGGTATTAGCGGCAAAGATATTGGTAGAAGAAATTCCTCAGAGGAAGAGAAAAGAAGTTGATGCGGGTTACGATAGAGTTGAGAAATACATAAGATCATCACTGCGGATTGCTTTTGCTCAG AAACTGGAAAAGGTGAAGTCCAAAAGGCGACTATCGAAGAACCAAAATAATCGTCTACCTGTTCTTTCCATTCTTGCACAAGACGCTAGTGAACTGGCATTTAGTGAGAAAGCGATATTTAGTCCTGTATTTAAGAGATGGCACCCTCTTGCAGCAGGTGTTGGAGTAGCTACCCTTCATTCTTGTTATGGGAATGAGTTAAAGCAATTTGTTGCTGGTATTAGTGAGTTGACACCTAGTACCATAGAAGTGCTAAGAGCTGCTGACAAATTGGAGAAAGATCTGGTGCAGATTGCTGTTGAAGATTCAGTGGATAGTGATGATGGTGGGAAATCTGTCATAAGAGAGATGCTTCCATACGAGGCTGAAGCTGTCATTGCCAATCTGGTGAAGGCTTGGATAAAAACAAGAGTGGACAGACTGAAGGAATGGGTTGACAGGAATCTGCAACAAGAG GTATGGAATCCACATGCAAATAAAGAGCATTTTGCCCCTTCAGCTGTTGAAGTTCTACGTATAATAGATGAAACTTTGGAAGCATTCTTTATGTTGCCAATACCTATGCATTCAATCGTGCTTCCTGAATTGATGAATGGTCTTGACAGATGTGTCCAACACTATGTATTACAGATCAAGTCTGGCTGTG GGACCCCAAGTACTTTTATTCCTACAATGCCTTCTTTGACAAGATGCTCAGCAGGATCTAAATTTCATGGTGTgttcaagaagaaggaaaagtcACAGATAAGTCAACGGAGGAAATCTCAGGCTGGCGCAACAACAGGGGATAACTCCTTTGGGATAGCACAACTCTGTGTCCGCATTAATACTTTACAGATTATTCGAATGGAGTTGGGAGTTTTTGAGAAGAGGGCGATTGCAAATATTGGGAGTTTGGAATCCAACCATGTGGACAATATTGCAAATGGGTGGGGCAAAATGTTTGAGCTTTCAGCATCTGCTTGTGTGGAAGGAATCCAACAAATATGTGAGGCAACAGCGTACAAGATCATCTTCCATGATCTAAGTCATGTCCTTTGGGATGGTTTATATGTTGGAGAAGTTTCAACTTCTAGAATCGAGCCTTTTCTTCAGGAACTCGAGCAGTATTTGGAGATTATTTCATCAACAGTTCATGACAGGGTTAGAACACGTTTTATCACCGACGTAATGAGAGCTTCTTTTGATGGGTTCCTGTTGATTTTGCTTGCCGGAGGTCCTTCTCGGGCTTTCACTCAACATGATTCTGATATCATAGAGGAGGACTTTAAGTTTCTTACAGAGCTTTTCTGGTCCAATGGGGATGGGTTGCCGTTGGAGTTAATTGATAAGTTTTCAACCATAGTTAAAAATGTCCTTCCACTGTATCATACAGATACTGAGAGCTTAATTGAACAATTCAAATGTGTCACTCTGGAGAACTATGGATCTTCCGCTAAATCCAGGCTTCCATTGCCTCAAACTACAGGTCAGTGGAATCCAACCGAACCAAACACACTTCTTCGTGTTTTATGCTATCGAAATGATGAGGCTGCTGCTAAGTTTCTTAAGAAGAACTACAACTTGCCTAAGAAACTATAA
- the LOC112493587 gene encoding pentatricopeptide repeat-containing protein At3g62890-like isoform X2, with translation MKVKHKLRQAIDLLYSGGCSTSEAYTRLLLECVRANDVVQAKRLQSHMDLHLFQPADTFLHNRLLHLYAKFGKLHDARKLFEKMHKRDVFSWNAMLSAYAKSGSVRDLGATFDQMPYRDLVSYNTMIAGFAGNGCSSEALQVFLRMQEEGLEPSEYTFVSLLQACSQLLDFRRGRQIHGRIIACDLGRNVFIWNALTNMYAKCGDIDQAQWLFDQLVDKNLVSWNSMISGYLINGQPDKCIDFFHKMQLSGLNPDQVTLSNVLTAHLRSGFIDEASKVFHKIKEKDKICWTTMIVGYAQNGREEDALLLFGKMLAEDVIPDSVTISSVVSSCAKLASLSHGQATHGKAVLMGVDDDLLVCSALIDMYCKCGVTSDAWEVFKMMPSRNVVSWNAMIGGYAQNGQDIQALTLYESMLQENMKPDNVTFVGVLSACIHANLFAKGQEYFDSIRIQHGMTPTLDHYASMICLFGRSDCIDKAVDLVNHMPHEPNSLIWSSLLSVCALRNDIEHAEVAARHLFELDPLNAGPYIMLSNMYAARGRWKDVSYVRSLMKDKNVKKFAAYSWIEFDNKVHKFISEDRTHPETEHIYKELNRLMRKLQEAGFTPNTNYILHDVGEKEKIETICYHSEKLALAFALIKKPDGEIPIRIIKNIRVCGDCHEFMKFVSKIIKRTIILRDSNRFHHFTGGLCSCKDN, from the exons ATGAAAGTGAAGCATAAGCTTCGGCAGGCTATAGACCTCTTATACTCGGGTGGCTGCTCAACTTCTGAAGCCTATACTCGTCTCCTTCTCGAATGTGTTCGTGCAAACGATGTTGTCCAAGCTAAGAGACTGCAATCTCATATGGACCTGCACTTGTTTCAGCCTGCTGATACTTTCCTCCATAATCGTCTACTCCATCTCTATGCTAAATTTGGGAAACTTCATGACGCTCGAAAGCTGTTTGAGAAAATGCACAAAAGGGATGTTTTCTCGTGGAATGCCATGCTTTCTGCTTATGCAAAAAGTGGGTCTGTCAGGGATTTGGGGGCTACTTTTGATCAGATGCCTTATCGGGATTTGGTTTCGTACAATACGATGATTGCAGGTTTTGCTggaaatgggtgttcaagcgaGGCGCTACAGGTTTTCTTGAGAATGCAAGAAGAGGGGTTAGAGCCTTCAGAGTACACTTTTGTGAGCCTGTTGCAGGCATGCTCGCAGTTATTGGATTTTAGGCGTGGAAGGCAAATTCATGGTAGAATTATAGCTTGTGACTTGGGCAGGAATGTCTTCATTTGGAATGCATTGACTAACATGTATGCCAAATGCGGTGACATTGACCAGGCTCAATGGTTGTTTGATCAGTTAGTTGATAAGAATTTGGTCTCATGGAATTCGATGATTTCTGGGTATTTAATAAATGGCCAGCCTGATAaatgtattgatttttttcataaaatgcAATTGTCAGGTTTGAACCCTGACCAGGTTACATTGTCTAATGTTCTTACTGCTCATCTTCGAAGTGGATTTATAGACGAAGCTAGCAAGGTATTTCACAAGATTAAAGAGAAGGATAAGATTTGTTGGACAACAATGATAGTAGGTTATGCACAGAATGGAAGAGAAGAGGATGCTTTGCTTTTGTTTGGTAAGATGCTAGCAGAAGATGTAATACCTGACAGTGTTACAATATCGAGTGTGGTTAGTTCCTGTGCCAAATTAGCATCTTTGTCTCATGGCCAAGCTACTCATGGAAAAGCAGTTCTGATGGGAGTTGATGATGACTTGCTTGTGTGTAGTGCCCTTATTGATATGTATTGCAAATGTGGAGTTACTTCGGATGCTTGGGAGGTTTTCAAGATGATGCCAAGTCGAAATGTTGTCTCGTGGAATGCTATGATTGGGGGTTATGCACAAAATGGGCAAGATATACAGGCTCTGACCCTCTACGAAAGCATGTTGCAAGAAAACATGAAACCAGACAATGTTACTTTTGTAGGTGTTTTATCAGCTTGTATCCATGCTAATTTGTTTGCAAAAGGTCAGGAATATTTTGATTCGATTAGAATCCAACATGGTATGACACCTACTTTGGATCATTATGCCTCTATGATCTGTCTCTTTGGGCGTTCAGACTGCATTGACAAAGCAGTAGATCTTGTCAATCATATGCCCCATGAACCAAATAGCCTAATATGGTCCTCTCTTTTGTCTGTTTGTGCATTGAGGAATGATATTGAACACGCAGAGGTAGCAGCTAGGCATCTCTTTGAGTTGGATCCGCTCAATGCTGGACCTTACATTATGCTTTCCAACATGTATGCTGCTCGTGGAAGATGGAAAGATGTGTCATATGTGAGATCTCTAATGAAAGATAAGAATGTTAAAAAGTTTGCTGCTTATAGTTGGATTGAATTTGACAACAAAGTCCACAAATTTATATCAGAAGACCGTACTCATCCAGAAACAGAACATATTTACAAAGAACTAAACAGGCTGATGAGAAAATTACAGGAAGCTGGGTTTACTCCTAATACAAATTATATTCTGCATGATGTTGGGGAGAAGGAAAAAATTGAGACTATCTGTTACCACAGTGAGAAACTTGCTCTTGCATTTGCATTGATAAAAAAACCTGATGGAGAGATACCAATTAGGATTATCAAGAACATTCGTGTTTGTGGCGATTGCCATGAGTTTATGAAGTTTGTTTCAAAAATTATCAAGCGAACAATCATCTTGAGGGATTCAAATAGATTCCATCATTTTACTGGGGGGTTGTGCTCCTGCAAGGACAACTG A
- the LOC112493587 gene encoding pentatricopeptide repeat-containing protein At3g62890-like isoform X1 gives MKVKHKLRQAIDLLYSGGCSTSEAYTRLLLECVRANDVVQAKRLQSHMDLHLFQPADTFLHNRLLHLYAKFGKLHDARKLFEKMHKRDVFSWNAMLSAYAKSGSVRDLGATFDQMPYRDLVSYNTMIAGFAGNGCSSEALQVFLRMQEEGLEPSEYTFVSLLQACSQLLDFRRGRQIHGRIIACDLGRNVFIWNALTNMYAKCGDIDQAQWLFDQLVDKNLVSWNSMISGYLINGQPDKCIDFFHKMQLSGLNPDQVTLSNVLTAHLRSGFIDEASKVFHKIKEKDKICWTTMIVGYAQNGREEDALLLFGKMLAEDVIPDSVTISSVVSSCAKLASLSHGQATHGKAVLMGVDDDLLVCSALIDMYCKCGVTSDAWEVFKMMPSRNVVSWNAMIGGYAQNGQDIQALTLYESMLQENMKPDNVTFVGVLSACIHANLFAKGQEYFDSIRIQHGMTPTLDHYASMICLFGRSDCIDKAVDLVNHMPHEPNSLIWSSLLSVCALRNDIEHAEVAARHLFELDPLNAGPYIMLSNMYAARGRWKDVSYVRSLMKDKNVKKFAAYSWIEFDNKVHKFISEDRTHPETEHIYKELNRLMRKLQEAGFTPNTNYILHDVGEKEKIETICYHSEKLALAFALIKKPDGEIPIRIIKNIRVCGDCHEFMKFVSKIIKRTIILRDSNRFHHFTGGLCSCKDNW, from the coding sequence ATGAAAGTGAAGCATAAGCTTCGGCAGGCTATAGACCTCTTATACTCGGGTGGCTGCTCAACTTCTGAAGCCTATACTCGTCTCCTTCTCGAATGTGTTCGTGCAAACGATGTTGTCCAAGCTAAGAGACTGCAATCTCATATGGACCTGCACTTGTTTCAGCCTGCTGATACTTTCCTCCATAATCGTCTACTCCATCTCTATGCTAAATTTGGGAAACTTCATGACGCTCGAAAGCTGTTTGAGAAAATGCACAAAAGGGATGTTTTCTCGTGGAATGCCATGCTTTCTGCTTATGCAAAAAGTGGGTCTGTCAGGGATTTGGGGGCTACTTTTGATCAGATGCCTTATCGGGATTTGGTTTCGTACAATACGATGATTGCAGGTTTTGCTggaaatgggtgttcaagcgaGGCGCTACAGGTTTTCTTGAGAATGCAAGAAGAGGGGTTAGAGCCTTCAGAGTACACTTTTGTGAGCCTGTTGCAGGCATGCTCGCAGTTATTGGATTTTAGGCGTGGAAGGCAAATTCATGGTAGAATTATAGCTTGTGACTTGGGCAGGAATGTCTTCATTTGGAATGCATTGACTAACATGTATGCCAAATGCGGTGACATTGACCAGGCTCAATGGTTGTTTGATCAGTTAGTTGATAAGAATTTGGTCTCATGGAATTCGATGATTTCTGGGTATTTAATAAATGGCCAGCCTGATAaatgtattgatttttttcataaaatgcAATTGTCAGGTTTGAACCCTGACCAGGTTACATTGTCTAATGTTCTTACTGCTCATCTTCGAAGTGGATTTATAGACGAAGCTAGCAAGGTATTTCACAAGATTAAAGAGAAGGATAAGATTTGTTGGACAACAATGATAGTAGGTTATGCACAGAATGGAAGAGAAGAGGATGCTTTGCTTTTGTTTGGTAAGATGCTAGCAGAAGATGTAATACCTGACAGTGTTACAATATCGAGTGTGGTTAGTTCCTGTGCCAAATTAGCATCTTTGTCTCATGGCCAAGCTACTCATGGAAAAGCAGTTCTGATGGGAGTTGATGATGACTTGCTTGTGTGTAGTGCCCTTATTGATATGTATTGCAAATGTGGAGTTACTTCGGATGCTTGGGAGGTTTTCAAGATGATGCCAAGTCGAAATGTTGTCTCGTGGAATGCTATGATTGGGGGTTATGCACAAAATGGGCAAGATATACAGGCTCTGACCCTCTACGAAAGCATGTTGCAAGAAAACATGAAACCAGACAATGTTACTTTTGTAGGTGTTTTATCAGCTTGTATCCATGCTAATTTGTTTGCAAAAGGTCAGGAATATTTTGATTCGATTAGAATCCAACATGGTATGACACCTACTTTGGATCATTATGCCTCTATGATCTGTCTCTTTGGGCGTTCAGACTGCATTGACAAAGCAGTAGATCTTGTCAATCATATGCCCCATGAACCAAATAGCCTAATATGGTCCTCTCTTTTGTCTGTTTGTGCATTGAGGAATGATATTGAACACGCAGAGGTAGCAGCTAGGCATCTCTTTGAGTTGGATCCGCTCAATGCTGGACCTTACATTATGCTTTCCAACATGTATGCTGCTCGTGGAAGATGGAAAGATGTGTCATATGTGAGATCTCTAATGAAAGATAAGAATGTTAAAAAGTTTGCTGCTTATAGTTGGATTGAATTTGACAACAAAGTCCACAAATTTATATCAGAAGACCGTACTCATCCAGAAACAGAACATATTTACAAAGAACTAAACAGGCTGATGAGAAAATTACAGGAAGCTGGGTTTACTCCTAATACAAATTATATTCTGCATGATGTTGGGGAGAAGGAAAAAATTGAGACTATCTGTTACCACAGTGAGAAACTTGCTCTTGCATTTGCATTGATAAAAAAACCTGATGGAGAGATACCAATTAGGATTATCAAGAACATTCGTGTTTGTGGCGATTGCCATGAGTTTATGAAGTTTGTTTCAAAAATTATCAAGCGAACAATCATCTTGAGGGATTCAAATAGATTCCATCATTTTACTGGGGGGTTGTGCTCCTGCAAGGACAACTGGTAA
- the LOC107431881 gene encoding dolichyl-diphosphooligosaccharide--protein glycosyltransferase subunit STT3A, producing the protein MAASETSNGTTLRHAFGNVFALFILLLIGVLAFSIRLFSVIKYESVIHEFDPYFNYRVTQFLTKKGIYDFWNWFDDRTWYPLGRVIGGTVFPGLTLTAGTIWWIVNSLNIPLSVETVCVFTAPIFSAFASWATYLLTKEVKGVGAGLTAAALLAMVPSYISRSVAGSYDNEAVAIFALIFTFYLYIKTLNTGSLFYATLNAIAYFYMVCSWGGYTFIINLIPMHVLLCIVTGRYSSRLYIAYAPLVVLGTLLAALVPVVGFNAVMTSEHFASFLVFIIIHVVALVYYIKGVLSPRMFKVAVTLVLSVGLVVCFAVIAVLVALVASSPTKGWSGRSLSLLDPTYASKYIPIIASVSEHQPPTWPSYFMDINVLAFLVPAGIIACFSPLSDASSFVILYIVTSVYFSGVMVRLMLVLAPAACIMSGIALSEAFEVFTRSIKFQLPGAPIDSQVDAGDKSSDNTTAQNDVAKTEKSEDTIKERPSRKNKKKEKEPVGQPSVKSRFEKRLLVLPLEASILAIFLLVLLGAFYVVHSVWAAAEAYSAPSIVLTSHSHDGLHVFDDFREAYAWLSHNTEVDDKVASWWDYGYQTTAMANRTVIVDNNTWNNTHIATVGTAMSSPEKAAWEIFNSLDVKYVLVVFGGLVGYPSDDINKFLWMVRIGGGVFPHIKEPDYLRDGQYRIDSQATPTMLNCLMYKLSYYRFVETDGKGFDRVRRTEIGKKYFKLNYFEEVFTTHHWMVRIYKLKPPKNRIRGKTKKSKSKTSSKTGKRSGTKKNPWH; encoded by the exons ATGGCGGCCTCTGAGACCTCCAATGGGACTACCTTAAGGCATGCTTTTGGAAATGTCTTCGCATTATTCATCCTTCTATTAATCGGTGTTCTCGCGTTCTCGATCCGATTATTCTCT GTCATTAAGTATGAGAGTGTCATTCATGAGTTTGATCCTTATTTTAATTACAGAGTTACTCAG TTTCTGACTAAGAAGGGGATATATGATTTTTGGAACTGGTTTGATGATCGGACATG GTATCCTCTTGGTCGTGTGATTGGTGGTACTGTTTTCCCTGGATTGACCTTGACAGCAGGAACCATTTGGTG GATAGTAAACTCTTTGAACATTCCTCTATCAGTGGAAACTGTATGTGTTTTTACTGCACCTATATTCTCAGCTTTTGCTTCATGGGCAACTTACCTTCTGACTAAG GAAGTCAAGGGTGTTGGTGCTGGGCTGACTGCTGCAGCACTTTTGGCCATG GTTCCATCATACATATCTCGATCTGTGGCTGGAAGTTATGACAATGAAGCTGTAGCAATATTTGCTTTGATCTTCACTTTCTATCTTTATATAAAG ACACTAAATACAGGTTCCCTCTTTTATGCAACTTTAAACGCCATAGCATACTTTTACATG GTTTGCTCTTGGGGAGGCTACACCTTTATCATTAATCTTATTCCAATGCATGTCCTTCTGTGCATTGTAACTGGACGCTACTCTTCTCGACTGTACATTGCTTATGCTCCTCTT GTTGTCTTGGGAACATTATTAGCTGCATTAGTACCTGTAGTTGGATTCAACGCAGTGATGACATCGGAACATTTTGCCTCCTTCTTG gtTTTCATTATTATCCATGTGGTGGCTCTTGTATATTATATCAAAGGGGTCCTCTCTCCAAGAATGTTTAAAGTAGCTGTCACACTTGTTTTATCTGTTGGCCT GGTTGTGTGTTTTGCTGTAATTGCAGTACTCGTAGCTCTGGTAGCCTCCAGCCCAACAAAGGGATGGAGTGGAAGAAGCCTGAGTCTACTTGATCC AACATATGCAAGCAAGTACATACCAATTATTGCCAGTGTTAGTGAGCATCAGCCCCCTACTTGGCCTTCTTACTTTATGGACATCAATGTTTTAGCATTCTTGGTTCCAGCTGGGATTATT GCATGCTTTTCACCTTTATCTGATGCAAGCTCTTTTGTGATCCTCTATATTGTAACATCAGTTTATTTTTCTGGAGTCATG GTGCGCCTTATGCTGGTTCTTGCTCCAGCAGCCTGCATCATGTCTGGGATTGCTCTCTCTGAAGCTTTTGAAGTTTTCACACGATCAATCAAGTTTCAGTTACCTGGAGCACCAATAGATTCCCAAGTTGAT GCAGGGGATAAAAGCTCTGATAACACCACAGCACAGAACGATGTGGCAAAGACTGAAAAAAGTGAAGATACAATAAAGGAGCGACCTTCaagaaagaacaagaagaaggaaaaggagccTGTGGGACAGCCATCTGTCAAGTCTAGATTTGAGAAGAGGCTTCTGGTTTTACCATTGGAGGCATCTATATTGGCTATTTTCTTGCTTGTGTTGCTTGGGGCCTTCTATGTG GTTCATTCTGTCTGGGCAGCAGCAGAAGCTTACTCAGCCCCATCTATTGTTCTAACATCTCATTCGCATGATGGTCTCCATGTTTTTGATGATTTTAGAGAGGCTTATGCATGGTTAAGCCACAATACGGAGGTGGATGATAAA GTTGCATCTTGGTGGGATTATGGGTACCAAACTACTGCAATGGCTAATCGTACTGTCATTGTTGACAATAATACCTGGAACAACACACATATTGCAACTGTCGGTACTGCCATGTCTTCTCCAGAGAAGGCAGCTTGGGAAATATTTAATTCATTGGATGTAAAATATGTTCTTGTTGTTTTTGGAG GTCTGGTTGGCTACCCAAGTGATGATATAAATAAGTTCCTGTGGATGGTCCGTATAGGTGGGGGTGTATTCCCTCACATAAAGGAACCTGATTACCTA AGAGATGGTCAGTATCGGATTGATTCTCAGGCCACTCCGACCATGCTGAATTGCCTCATGTACAAACTCTCATATTACAG GTTTGTGGAGACAGATGGTAAAGGCTTTGATAGAGTGAGGCGGACAGAAATTGGGAAGAAATATTTCAAACTCAACTATTTTGAAGAG GTCTTCACGACTCACCATTGGATGGTTCGGATATACAAACTGAAACCTCCAAAGAACAGGATTCGGGGGAAGACAAAGAAATCCAAATCG AAAACAAGCTCAAAAACTGGTAAAAGAAGCGGAACAAAGAAGAATCCTTGGCATTGA